The Trichomycterus rosablanca isolate fTriRos1 chromosome 22, fTriRos1.hap1, whole genome shotgun sequence genome has a window encoding:
- the gas7a gene encoding growth arrest-specific protein 7a isoform X2 produces MPVKQLQKADRMVRKASVNSQSPGSVSPARRQNKEREIKETKTTINFVTFPLPQSAAEQELLKPNEWSYCDYFWADKKDPQGTTTVSGFEVLLQKQLKGKQMQKEMAEFIRERIKIEEEYAKNLAKLSQIPLAAQEEGTLGEAWAQLKKSLADEAEVHLKFSSKLHSEVEKPLLTFRGDNFKKDMKKYDHHIADLRKQLVGRYASVEKARKALADRQKDLEVKTQQLEIKLSNKTEEDIKKARRKSTQAGDDLMRCVDLYNQAQSKWFEEMITNSMELERLEVERVEMIQQHLRQYTTLRRETDMFNQSTLEPVDQLLQSVDPAKDRELWVREHKTGELRPVNMDI; encoded by the exons ATGCCAGTGAAACAGCTACAGAAGGCAGACAGGATGGTTCGGAAAGCCAGCGTAAACAGCCAG AGCCCTGGGTCTGTTTCTCCAGCCAGGAGACAGAACAAGGAGAGGGAGATCAAGGAGACTAAAACCACA ATCAACTTTGTCACATTCCCGTTGCCGCAGTCCGCAGCCGAGCAGGAGCTTCTCAAACCCAATGAGTGGAGCTACTGCGACTACTTCTGG GCCGATAAGAAGGACCCTCAGGGGACAACCACAGTATCAGGCTTCGAGGTTCTGCTGCAGAAGCAACTAAAGGGCAAGCAGATGCAGAAGGAGATGGCTGAATTCATTAGGGAGAG AATAAAGATTGAAGAAGAGTACGCCAAGAACCTTGCTAAACTCTCCCAAATCCCGTTGGCGGCACAGGAAGAAGG GACTCTTGGAGAAGCTTGGGCACAGCTGAAGAAAAGTCTGGCTGATGAGGCAGAAGTACATCTCAAGTTTTCCTCAAAG CTCCATAGTGAAGTGGAAAAGCCACTGCTGACGTTTAGAGGGGACAACTTCAAGAAGGACATGAAGAAATACGATCACCACATTGCTGACCTGAGGAAACAGCTGGTCGGTCGATATGCTTCTGTAGAAAAG GCCCGTAAGGCTttggcagacagacagaaggaccTAGAGGTTAAGACGCAGCAGCTGGAGATCAAACTAAGCAACAAGACTGAAGAGGACATCAAGAAggcccggaggaaatccacacaagCAG GTGATGACCTGATGCGCTGTGTGGATCTCTACAACCAGGCCCAGTCCAAGTGGTTTGAGGAGATGATTACTAACAGCATG GAGTTGGAGAGGCTTGAGGTGGAGAGGGTAGAGATGATACAGCAACACTTGCGCCAGTACACAACTTTACGCCGTGAGACGGACATGTTCAACCAAAGT ACCCTGGAGCCGGTGGACCAGCTCCTTCAGAGTGTGGATCCAGCCAAAGACAGAGAGCTGTGGGTACGGGAGCACAAGACAGGAGAGCTGAGACCTGTGAACATGGACATTTAA
- the gas7a gene encoding growth arrest-specific protein 7a isoform X1, which produces MEMEESFDTEGSFDDASCLSSQSPGSVSPARRQNKEREIKETKTTINFVTFPLPQSAAEQELLKPNEWSYCDYFWADKKDPQGTTTVSGFEVLLQKQLKGKQMQKEMAEFIRERIKIEEEYAKNLAKLSQIPLAAQEEGTLGEAWAQLKKSLADEAEVHLKFSSKLHSEVEKPLLTFRGDNFKKDMKKYDHHIADLRKQLVGRYASVEKARKALADRQKDLEVKTQQLEIKLSNKTEEDIKKARRKSTQAGDDLMRCVDLYNQAQSKWFEEMITNSMELERLEVERVEMIQQHLRQYTTLRRETDMFNQSTLEPVDQLLQSVDPAKDRELWVREHKTGELRPVNMDI; this is translated from the exons ATGGAGATGGAGGAAAGCTTTGACACAGAGGGCAGTTTCGATGATGCTTCTTGTCTCTCCTCGCAGAGCCCTGGGTCTGTTTCTCCAGCCAGGAGACAGAACAAGGAGAGGGAGATCAAGGAGACTAAAACCACA ATCAACTTTGTCACATTCCCGTTGCCGCAGTCCGCAGCCGAGCAGGAGCTTCTCAAACCCAATGAGTGGAGCTACTGCGACTACTTCTGG GCCGATAAGAAGGACCCTCAGGGGACAACCACAGTATCAGGCTTCGAGGTTCTGCTGCAGAAGCAACTAAAGGGCAAGCAGATGCAGAAGGAGATGGCTGAATTCATTAGGGAGAG AATAAAGATTGAAGAAGAGTACGCCAAGAACCTTGCTAAACTCTCCCAAATCCCGTTGGCGGCACAGGAAGAAGG GACTCTTGGAGAAGCTTGGGCACAGCTGAAGAAAAGTCTGGCTGATGAGGCAGAAGTACATCTCAAGTTTTCCTCAAAG CTCCATAGTGAAGTGGAAAAGCCACTGCTGACGTTTAGAGGGGACAACTTCAAGAAGGACATGAAGAAATACGATCACCACATTGCTGACCTGAGGAAACAGCTGGTCGGTCGATATGCTTCTGTAGAAAAG GCCCGTAAGGCTttggcagacagacagaaggaccTAGAGGTTAAGACGCAGCAGCTGGAGATCAAACTAAGCAACAAGACTGAAGAGGACATCAAGAAggcccggaggaaatccacacaagCAG GTGATGACCTGATGCGCTGTGTGGATCTCTACAACCAGGCCCAGTCCAAGTGGTTTGAGGAGATGATTACTAACAGCATG GAGTTGGAGAGGCTTGAGGTGGAGAGGGTAGAGATGATACAGCAACACTTGCGCCAGTACACAACTTTACGCCGTGAGACGGACATGTTCAACCAAAGT ACCCTGGAGCCGGTGGACCAGCTCCTTCAGAGTGTGGATCCAGCCAAAGACAGAGAGCTGTGGGTACGGGAGCACAAGACAGGAGAGCTGAGACCTGTGAACATGGACATTTAA
- the rcvrna gene encoding recoverin a: MGNTKSSALSKEILEDLKMNTKYTEDELSSWYTTFLKECPSGRITKEQFEGIYASFFPDADPTAYSRHVFRSFDLNADGTLDFKEYIIALHLTSSGKTLQKLEWAFALYDVDGNGTISKNEVQDIVKAIFNMIPAGDQDKLPEDENTPEKRADKIWNYFQKKENDKLAEGEFIQGVMDNKDILRLIQFDEPKKIQDKLKEKKN; encoded by the exons ATGGGAAACACCAAGAGCAGCGCTTTGTCCAAGGAGATTTTGGAGGATCTTAAAATGAACACCAAGTACACTGAGGATGAGCTTTCCTCCTGGTATACCACCTTCCTAAAAGAGTGCCCCAGTGGGCGCATCACCAAGGAGCAGTTTGAGGGTATCTACGCCAGCTTCTTTCCCGACGCCGACCCTACCGCCTATTCGAGGCATGTATTTCGCAGCTTCGATCTCAATGCAGATGGGACGCTGGACTTTAAGGAATACATCATTGCGCTGCATCTCACCTCCTCAGGCAAGACCTTGCAAAAACTGGAGTGGGCTTTCGCTTTGTATGACGTAGACGGCAATGGAACCATCAGCAAAAACGAGGTTCAGGATATTGTAAAG GCAATATTCAATATGATTCCTGCTGGGGACCAGGACAAACTTCCAGAAGATGAAAACACACCAGAAAAACGAGCAGACAAAATATGGAACTATttccaaaagaaagaaaacg ATAAGCTTGCAGAAGGAGAATTCATTCAGGGAGTGATGGACAACAAAGACATTTTGCGATTGATACAGTTTGATGAGCCAAAGAAGATTCAGGACAAACTAAAAGAGAAGAAGAACTAA